A genomic segment from Luteibacter aegosomatis encodes:
- a CDS encoding ParB/RepB/Spo0J family partition protein yields MAAAKKRGLGRGLDALLGGGSGPEAAPSVIEQEGELRTLPIHQIQAGKYQPRRHWNDEALDELAASIKAQGLIQPVVVRAIGKNSYELIAGERRWRAAQRASMSEIPALVKDVPEQSVLAMALIENIQRQELTPLEEAQALQRLIDEFDLTHQQAADAVGRSRAAVSNLLRLMELPASIKQLLDESKLEMGHARALLTLPASVAEPLALEAARHGWTVRELEEAARKAQLAPKGKAKSAMPADPNIANLERELAERFATRVEVAHGRGGKGKLVIHYHSNDELDGILSKIR; encoded by the coding sequence ATGGCAGCAGCGAAGAAACGTGGTCTGGGCCGTGGCCTCGATGCCCTCCTCGGTGGCGGCTCCGGCCCGGAAGCCGCTCCCTCGGTGATCGAGCAGGAAGGCGAGTTGCGTACGCTGCCGATCCACCAGATCCAGGCCGGCAAGTACCAGCCGCGCCGCCACTGGAACGACGAGGCCCTCGACGAACTCGCCGCCTCGATCAAGGCCCAGGGCCTGATCCAGCCGGTGGTCGTGCGCGCCATCGGCAAGAACAGCTACGAACTCATCGCCGGCGAGCGCCGCTGGCGCGCGGCGCAGCGCGCTTCGATGAGCGAGATCCCCGCGCTGGTGAAGGACGTGCCCGAGCAGTCCGTGCTCGCCATGGCCCTCATCGAGAACATCCAGCGCCAGGAACTCACCCCGCTGGAAGAGGCCCAGGCCCTGCAGCGCCTGATCGACGAATTCGATCTTACCCACCAGCAGGCCGCCGATGCCGTCGGCCGTTCTCGCGCGGCGGTGTCCAACCTGCTGCGCCTGATGGAATTGCCCGCGTCGATCAAGCAGTTGCTCGACGAGAGCAAGCTGGAGATGGGCCACGCCCGCGCCCTGCTGACGCTGCCGGCCAGCGTGGCCGAGCCGCTGGCGCTCGAGGCCGCCCGCCACGGCTGGACCGTGCGCGAGCTGGAAGAGGCGGCCCGCAAGGCGCAGCTGGCGCCCAAGGGCAAGGCCAAGTCGGCGATGCCGGCCGATCCCAACATCGCCAACCTCGAGCGTGAGCTGGCCGAGCGCTTCGCCACCCGCGTGGAAGTGGCCCATGGCCGCGGCGGCAAGGGCAAGCTGGTGATCCATTACCACAGCAACGACGAGCTGGACGGCATCCTCAGCAAGATCCGCTGA